From Paenibacillus graminis, a single genomic window includes:
- a CDS encoding acyltransferase encodes MGQKERIPQLDIFRAIAILAVIAIHATSRTLAETLDTSMFHPFLFINKFSQFAVPSFVFLSGFVLFYNYIDRPLTGKTLGKFYSRRLIYIIVPYVVFSLMYFILKMTAGHTWGLPMDEMARKLGKYLLTGTAYTHLYYIIIIIQFYVLFPLMLWCLQKVRRLAVWAPLIGLLLQWGFVLLNKYMTNHGYWHLSKGSLSITYFSYFLLGAAIAVYYGTLKKWLILSSEGWLSGKGPGWIALWVLWAAAGIIHVELWFNNYTKKTVINSLWYEGFSNVHALLSCIVLMQLSFLLYGTGRRVVSRMLISIGACSFGIYLLHPALLFLYRKIPFHGGSIAYTAAIAGGWLVALLGSWVVVAFVFRYLKPAWVVFGSAPQKPQKKQTYSL; translated from the coding sequence ATGGGACAAAAGGAAAGAATTCCACAGCTGGATATATTTCGGGCCATTGCGATTCTTGCGGTGATCGCTATACATGCCACTTCACGCACACTCGCAGAGACACTGGACACCTCGATGTTCCATCCGTTTCTGTTCATTAACAAGTTCAGCCAATTTGCTGTGCCGTCATTTGTCTTTTTGAGCGGCTTTGTGCTGTTCTACAACTATATCGACCGCCCGTTAACGGGGAAAACTCTGGGAAAATTCTATAGCCGCAGACTGATCTATATTATTGTGCCTTATGTTGTATTTTCGCTCATGTACTTTATCCTGAAAATGACCGCAGGGCATACCTGGGGATTGCCTATGGATGAGATGGCCCGCAAGCTCGGCAAATATCTGCTTACCGGAACAGCGTATACGCACCTGTACTATATTATTATTATTATCCAGTTCTATGTGCTGTTCCCGCTTATGTTATGGTGCCTGCAAAAGGTCCGGCGGCTTGCAGTCTGGGCTCCGCTGATCGGGCTGCTGCTGCAATGGGGATTCGTGCTGCTGAACAAATACATGACGAATCATGGCTACTGGCACCTGTCCAAAGGCAGTCTGTCCATTACCTACTTCTCTTACTTTCTGCTCGGGGCGGCCATTGCGGTCTATTATGGAACCTTGAAAAAATGGCTGATTCTCTCAAGTGAGGGCTGGCTTTCGGGTAAAGGACCCGGTTGGATTGCGCTGTGGGTACTATGGGCTGCGGCTGGAATCATTCATGTTGAACTGTGGTTCAATAACTACACGAAGAAAACGGTGATTAACAGTCTGTGGTATGAGGGCTTCTCCAATGTTCATGCGCTGCTCTCCTGCATTGTACTGATGCAACTGTCTTTCCTGCTATATGGGACGGGCCGGCGTGTGGTGAGCCGCATGCTGATCTCTATCGGCGCATGTTCCTTCGGCATCTATCTGCTTCATCCGGCGCTGCTGTTCCTGTACAGAAAAATTCCGTTTCACGGGGGTTCGATTGCGTATACGGCGGCGATTGCCGGGGGTTGGCTAGTAGCATTGCTGGGCTCCTGGGTCGTTGTAGCCTTTGTCTTCCGATATCTGAAGCCAGCTTGGGTTGTGTTTGGTTCAGCACCGCAGAAACCGCAAAAGAAGCAGACCTATAGCTTATGA
- a CDS encoding ABC transporter ATP-binding protein yields the protein MAGVRLEHIFKKYPGSDKATVIDINLDIKDKEFLVLVGPSGCGKSTTLRMIAGLEEISEGKMYIGDRVVNDVAPKDRDIAMVFQSYALYPHMSVYQNMAFGLKLRKVKKEEIDKKVREAAKILDIEHLLDRKPKALSGGQRQRVALGRAIVRDPQVFLMDEPLSNLDAKLRGQMRAEITKLVKRLETTCIYVTHDQTEAMTMGDRIVVMYDGIIQQAASPEELYNEPTNLFVAGFIGSPTMNFINGTLSDVGGAVRFRAENLDVEVPGGKATLLRNKGYIGKEVIMGVRPEDIHEEPVFLEASPNTIFTSLVDVTENLGHEMLLYLSGLGAGTVIARVDGRSTTREGSKPKLAIDMNKIHIFDKESELNVLLG from the coding sequence ATGGCAGGCGTTCGTTTAGAGCATATTTTCAAAAAATACCCGGGTTCCGATAAAGCGACAGTAATCGATATCAATCTCGATATTAAAGATAAGGAATTTCTGGTATTGGTTGGACCATCCGGTTGCGGTAAATCCACAACCCTGCGTATGATTGCCGGTCTGGAAGAAATCTCCGAAGGTAAGATGTACATTGGCGACCGTGTAGTCAATGACGTAGCTCCTAAAGACCGCGATATCGCGATGGTGTTCCAATCCTACGCCTTGTATCCGCACATGAGTGTATATCAGAACATGGCATTCGGTTTGAAACTGCGTAAAGTGAAAAAAGAAGAAATCGACAAAAAAGTTCGCGAAGCTGCGAAAATCCTCGATATCGAACATCTGCTTGACCGTAAACCAAAAGCATTGTCCGGTGGTCAACGCCAACGTGTCGCCCTGGGCCGCGCGATCGTACGTGATCCGCAAGTCTTCCTGATGGATGAACCTCTCTCCAACTTGGATGCTAAACTTCGTGGTCAGATGCGTGCGGAAATTACTAAGCTGGTTAAACGTCTTGAAACCACTTGTATCTATGTAACACATGACCAGACAGAAGCTATGACAATGGGTGACCGTATCGTAGTTATGTATGATGGTATCATTCAACAAGCTGCTTCTCCTGAAGAGTTGTACAATGAGCCAACAAACCTGTTCGTAGCCGGATTTATCGGTTCCCCTACAATGAACTTTATCAATGGTACACTATCTGATGTTGGCGGCGCCGTACGCTTCCGTGCAGAGAACCTTGATGTTGAAGTACCAGGCGGCAAAGCTACACTGCTGCGCAACAAAGGCTACATCGGCAAAGAAGTAATCATGGGTGTTCGTCCGGAAGATATTCACGAAGAACCAGTATTCCTGGAAGCTTCTCCGAACACGATCTTCACTTCTCTGGTTGATGTTACTGAAAACCTGGGTCATGAAATGCTCTTGTACTTGAGCGGCCTTGGTGCCGGCACTGTAATCGCCCGTGTAGATGGACGTTCCACTACCCGTGAAGGCAGCAAGCCAAAATTGGCGATCGACATGAACAAAATCCACATCTTCGACAAGGAATCCGAACTTAACGTTCTGCTCGGATAA
- a CDS encoding GntR family transcriptional regulator, which yields MHYPVTWLQGASLGESIACELRLQIINENIKPGEVLSENRIAADFGTSRSPVREALKSLSGEGLIRLERMGAVVVGLNIKDVKELYDVRYLIESFAQQRLAVNIQDALIQQLEQAIDKMKLAVKHNDYVEFAHQDFSFHEAIVTEANHTRILHLWNSIRYIVMTVILITTEKGFTLGEARMNWVADKHRTVVEALRSGDPETIHKVVQEYFADSGETLIRSLP from the coding sequence ATGCATTATCCTGTTACCTGGCTGCAAGGAGCCTCCCTTGGAGAATCGATTGCCTGTGAACTCAGGCTGCAAATTATTAATGAAAACATAAAACCGGGCGAGGTGCTTTCCGAAAACCGGATTGCTGCCGATTTTGGCACCAGCCGTTCTCCTGTACGGGAAGCGCTTAAATCGTTGTCCGGCGAAGGGTTGATCCGTCTGGAAAGAATGGGGGCTGTGGTGGTGGGCCTGAATATCAAGGACGTCAAAGAGTTGTATGACGTGCGGTATCTCATTGAGAGTTTTGCCCAGCAAAGACTGGCCGTCAATATACAGGATGCCCTAATCCAGCAGCTTGAACAAGCCATCGACAAGATGAAGCTGGCCGTCAAGCATAATGATTATGTAGAGTTTGCGCACCAGGACTTTTCTTTTCACGAAGCCATTGTCACAGAAGCCAATCATACCCGGATTCTTCATTTATGGAACAGCATCCGCTATATTGTGATGACCGTCATTCTGATTACAACAGAAAAGGGCTTCACCCTCGGGGAAGCACGTATGAATTGGGTGGCAGATAAACACCGGACGGTCGTAGAGGCTCTTCGTTCAGGAGATCCTGAGACCATTCACAAGGTGGTCCAGGAGTATTTTGCCGACTCTGGAGAAACGCTGATTCGCAGCCTTCCCTAA
- the gntK gene encoding gluconokinase: MIGVDIGTTSTKAVLFEENGKITAQANQGYPLHTPSPSVAEQDPEQILNAVFHTISTVMKDSAVRPDSVLFLSFSSAMHSVIAVDHAGYPLTPCITWADNRSAAAAARLRDELGGHELYLRTGTPIHPMSPLTKLMWLGEEQPELFRQTYKFISIKEYIFAKLFGEYVIDYSIASSTGMFNLEQLDWDAEALHIAGITAERLSKLVPTTQIMQGLLPGMAEQLGLLPSTPFIVGATDGVLSNLGVGAIKPGVVAATIGTSGAIRTVVDRPLTDPKGRIFCYALTEKHWVIGGPVNNGGLLFRWVRDEFAASEVETAKRLGIDPYEVLTRIADQVPPGSNGLLFHPYLTGERAPLWNPDARGSFFGLTMNHHKEHMIRSVLEGVIFNMYTVLLAMEEQIGRPAKIHATGGFARSSLWRQMMADIFDQEVVIPESFESSCLGAVVLGLYATGRTDSLDIVFSMIGSTHQHQPVEGHARVYKQLLPIYISVFRSLESQYQAIAEFQREQAGE, translated from the coding sequence ATGATCGGCGTCGATATTGGAACTACAAGCACAAAGGCTGTTCTCTTTGAGGAAAATGGCAAAATCACAGCACAAGCGAATCAGGGTTACCCTCTGCACACCCCTTCACCTTCAGTAGCGGAACAGGACCCGGAGCAAATTCTAAATGCTGTATTTCATACCATTTCAACGGTAATGAAGGACAGTGCCGTACGTCCGGATTCCGTTCTTTTTCTGTCATTCAGCTCCGCCATGCACAGTGTAATTGCTGTAGACCATGCAGGCTATCCTCTGACTCCCTGCATTACCTGGGCAGATAACCGCAGTGCTGCCGCTGCTGCCCGCCTACGGGACGAATTGGGCGGCCATGAGCTCTATCTGCGTACTGGAACGCCTATCCACCCCATGTCTCCCCTTACCAAGCTGATGTGGCTGGGCGAGGAACAGCCGGAGCTGTTCCGCCAGACATACAAATTCATTTCTATCAAAGAATATATCTTCGCCAAGCTTTTCGGTGAATACGTCATAGACTATTCCATTGCCTCTTCCACAGGCATGTTCAATTTGGAGCAGCTGGACTGGGATGCTGAAGCTCTGCATATTGCCGGCATTACTGCAGAGCGGCTCTCGAAGCTTGTTCCCACCACCCAGATCATGCAAGGGCTGCTGCCGGGGATGGCTGAGCAGCTCGGATTGCTGCCGTCTACCCCTTTTATTGTGGGAGCCACCGACGGTGTACTCTCCAATCTTGGCGTTGGCGCCATTAAGCCGGGGGTCGTCGCTGCCACGATTGGCACCAGCGGAGCCATCCGCACGGTCGTGGACCGGCCGCTTACCGATCCCAAGGGACGGATCTTCTGTTATGCCCTGACCGAGAAGCACTGGGTCATCGGAGGCCCGGTGAATAACGGCGGCCTGCTCTTCCGCTGGGTCCGGGATGAGTTCGCCGCCTCCGAGGTGGAGACAGCGAAACGCCTTGGCATTGACCCCTACGAGGTGCTGACACGGATTGCCGATCAGGTGCCGCCGGGCAGCAATGGCCTGCTCTTTCACCCCTACCTGACCGGAGAGCGCGCCCCGCTGTGGAATCCGGATGCCCGGGGCTCTTTTTTCGGGCTGACGATGAATCACCACAAAGAGCATATGATCCGTTCCGTGCTGGAGGGAGTCATCTTCAACATGTACACTGTCCTGCTGGCCATGGAGGAGCAGATTGGGCGGCCTGCCAAAATCCATGCCACCGGCGGCTTCGCCCGCTCCTCCCTGTGGCGGCAGATGATGGCCGATATTTTTGACCAGGAGGTTGTCATTCCGGAGAGCTTCGAAAGCTCCTGTCTGGGCGCGGTCGTGCTTGGCCTTTATGCGACTGGACGCACAGACTCCCTTGATATTGTATTCAGCATGATCGGTTCTACCCATCAGCATCAACCGGTGGAGGGGCACGCCCGCGTCTACAAGCAGCTGCTGCCCATCTATATCTCCGTATTCCGCAGCTTGGAGAGCCAGTATCAGGCCATAGCCGAATTTCAACGGGAGCAGGCTGGAGAGTAA
- the ppaX gene encoding pyrophosphatase PpaX produces the protein MIECVLFDLDGTIVNTNELIINSFMHTLKENNLPPLTREQIIPYMGTTLHQQLSVFSGLEDTSVLEQSYRSYNYAHHDELVGSFPYVNETMEELAGRGIKLGIVTTKIRPTTIRALEMFDLLKYMETIVTVNDVVQPKPHAEPVLKAVSNLGVDPRRTLMVGDSPVDIQSAKAAGVRVAAVAWSLKGEDVLRNYEPDYIIHDMKDIFGIVDQGTMEL, from the coding sequence ATGATAGAATGTGTACTGTTTGATCTGGACGGAACGATTGTAAATACCAACGAGCTGATTATCAACTCGTTCATGCACACGCTGAAGGAGAATAATCTGCCCCCGCTGACCCGGGAGCAGATTATTCCCTATATGGGGACTACGCTGCATCAGCAGTTGAGTGTTTTCTCCGGTCTGGAAGATACCAGCGTGCTGGAGCAGTCCTACCGTTCCTATAATTATGCGCACCATGATGAGCTGGTTGGCTCTTTTCCCTATGTAAATGAGACAATGGAGGAGCTTGCGGGCCGCGGTATCAAGCTGGGTATTGTGACGACGAAGATTCGTCCGACCACAATCAGGGCGCTGGAGATGTTCGATCTGCTGAAGTACATGGAGACCATTGTGACAGTAAACGATGTAGTCCAGCCCAAGCCTCACGCAGAGCCGGTTCTGAAGGCTGTCAGCAACCTGGGCGTTGACCCGCGAAGAACACTGATGGTTGGAGACAGCCCTGTTGATATCCAGTCAGCCAAAGCGGCTGGTGTCCGTGTAGCTGCAGTAGCCTGGTCGCTAAAAGGTGAAGATGTACTGCGCAACTATGAGCCTGATTATATCATCCATGATATGAAGGACATCTTTGGTATCGTAGACCAGGGGACGATGGAACTGTGA
- the hprK gene encoding HPr(Ser) kinase/phosphatase has product MAKKVKVSELVQHFQLEVVSGHEGLKRPITVDDLNRPGLEMAGYFEYYPEERVQLLGKTELAFFSMLPDEERKSRIRGICNDNTPCIVITRALDVPQELIDISNEKGLPVLRSSMATTIFSSRLTSFLEGRLAPTATIHGVLCDVYGVGMLITGSSGIGKSETALELVKRGHRLIADDAVEIRQTSDNQLHGTAPELIRHLLEIRGVGIINVMTLFGAGAIRNHKRITLVVRLEAWQQDKQYDRLGLDEETTRIIDTDVPLVTIPVRPGRNLAVIIEVAAMNYRLKQMGFNAALQFTNKLTATISEDMDDLD; this is encoded by the coding sequence ATGGCTAAGAAGGTAAAAGTATCCGAGTTGGTGCAGCATTTTCAGTTAGAGGTTGTTTCTGGACATGAGGGTTTGAAGAGACCGATTACAGTGGATGATTTGAATCGTCCTGGTCTGGAAATGGCTGGTTATTTTGAATATTACCCTGAAGAACGTGTTCAATTGCTGGGGAAGACCGAGCTGGCTTTTTTCTCCATGCTGCCGGACGAAGAGCGTAAAAGCCGGATTCGCGGGATCTGTAATGATAATACACCTTGTATCGTGATTACAAGAGCACTTGATGTACCGCAGGAGCTTATTGACATAAGCAACGAAAAAGGATTGCCTGTGCTGCGCAGCTCCATGGCGACCACGATATTTTCCAGCAGACTAACCAGCTTTCTGGAAGGCCGGCTGGCGCCTACAGCCACGATTCATGGCGTTCTCTGTGATGTATACGGTGTGGGTATGCTGATTACAGGCAGCAGCGGCATCGGGAAAAGTGAAACTGCGCTGGAGCTTGTAAAACGTGGACACCGCCTGATTGCCGATGATGCGGTTGAAATCCGCCAAACCTCAGATAACCAACTGCACGGGACAGCTCCGGAGCTTATCCGCCATCTGCTGGAAATCCGCGGTGTCGGTATAATCAATGTAATGACCTTGTTTGGCGCAGGGGCGATCCGCAATCACAAACGCATTACGCTGGTAGTCAGACTGGAGGCTTGGCAGCAGGACAAGCAATATGACCGGCTCGGACTGGATGAGGAAACGACACGGATTATCGATACAGATGTGCCGCTTGTAACGATTCCCGTACGCCCGGGACGTAACCTTGCGGTTATTATTGAAGTAGCGGCAATGAACTATCGGTTGAAGCAGATGGGCTTCAATGCGGCGTTGCAGTTTACCAATAAGCTTACTGCCACCATATCTGAAGACATGGATGATTTGGACTAG
- the lgt gene encoding prolipoprotein diacylglyceryl transferase — MFFSLAIDPIVFSIGSLPVHWYGLILGVGALAGLFLAIQEGKRFNIPQEFFMDMLLLGVPSAIIGARIYFVAFKWEDYKDNFVDVFKIWNGGIAIYGALIGAIICGIIYFRYKGYPFWRIVDICAPGLLAGQMIGRWGNFVNQEAYGGVVEESFLRDKLHLPDFIVNQMYIGDAFHHPTFLYESLWSLLGILLLMVLRRQKFVRAGEIFLSYFIWYSIGRFFIEALRTDSLAFKGNSGLASFLNGLWSPMKWLGFEQGYLDPAYGNIRSSQLLALLTIVAAIILIIVRRVTGQPKDHYSDPIVSTKPAAADAVVPESAAHTPQSAPQVRQPEPENTPDELPKE, encoded by the coding sequence ATGTTTTTTTCGTTAGCGATTGATCCGATTGTCTTCTCCATCGGTTCACTGCCGGTTCACTGGTATGGTTTGATACTCGGTGTCGGCGCATTGGCCGGGTTATTTTTGGCGATCCAAGAAGGCAAACGTTTCAACATTCCGCAGGAATTTTTCATGGATATGCTGCTGCTCGGCGTGCCGTCTGCGATCATTGGTGCGCGGATTTATTTTGTGGCTTTCAAATGGGAGGATTACAAGGACAACTTTGTTGATGTCTTCAAGATCTGGAACGGCGGAATCGCAATCTATGGCGCGCTAATTGGAGCAATCATTTGCGGTATTATTTATTTCCGTTACAAAGGGTATCCGTTCTGGCGCATTGTGGATATTTGTGCACCTGGGCTGCTTGCAGGCCAGATGATCGGACGCTGGGGAAATTTTGTGAACCAGGAAGCCTATGGTGGGGTTGTGGAAGAATCTTTCCTGCGTGATAAGCTGCATCTTCCTGACTTTATAGTGAACCAGATGTACATAGGAGACGCCTTTCATCATCCAACCTTCCTGTATGAATCGCTCTGGAGCCTGCTGGGTATTTTGCTGCTGATGGTGCTGCGCCGGCAAAAGTTTGTACGTGCAGGTGAGATTTTCCTGTCTTATTTCATTTGGTATTCTATCGGGCGCTTCTTTATCGAAGCACTGCGTACAGATAGCCTGGCTTTCAAGGGGAACAGCGGACTGGCTTCCTTCCTGAACGGATTGTGGTCACCGATGAAATGGCTTGGTTTTGAACAAGGATATCTTGATCCGGCTTATGGAAATATCCGCAGCTCGCAGCTTTTGGCGCTGCTGACTATCGTAGCGGCTATAATACTAATCATTGTCCGGCGGGTAACAGGTCAGCCTAAGGACCATTACTCCGATCCAATTGTCAGCACCAAGCCTGCTGCCGCTGATGCTGTAGTTCCGGAAAGTGCAGCTCATACCCCGCAGAGTGCTCCGCAGGTTAGACAACCGGAGCCGGAGAACACGCCGGATGAATTACCGAAGGAGTAG
- a CDS encoding PucR family transcriptional regulator, with protein MDSEVLRQKLEQLTGKRTGIKQLGRQHSASLFGIGAEEQDQPVVHEGHLWVPLYENDGRVTAIWLELDGLTPMEIQLVNYAARNFAVALKATGLKEEGEIEARQLSGWLNAQLEQEKNEAEIPDEMTLKGRLVGEMIPFLLVSENVHNPQVTYRSLMKLLRSYFENEILLIPLQEKEWLILARKELLTGGDDKEDEEESADDLLAQTCMGLHELIASEWVGVFHLAVAPAIIPVKGLTGSVALLRETIILGRIFQVGDYIHLPWELHMERLVNSIPDDRRRQLLGQIGDYTSVLADKEMLLTLETFFEMDCNVSETAKKLYIHRNTLLYRLDKIKQETGADVRSFGDAAIVKLAMLLYKVTKRK; from the coding sequence ATGGATAGTGAGGTTTTGCGTCAAAAATTGGAGCAGCTCACCGGAAAGAGAACCGGAATCAAACAGCTCGGGAGGCAGCATTCGGCTTCCCTTTTTGGCATAGGCGCGGAAGAGCAGGACCAGCCCGTGGTGCATGAGGGGCATCTGTGGGTACCTTTATATGAGAACGATGGACGGGTAACAGCAATTTGGCTGGAGCTGGATGGGCTGACTCCAATGGAGATACAGCTGGTTAATTATGCCGCAAGAAATTTCGCAGTCGCCCTTAAGGCAACGGGCCTGAAGGAAGAAGGGGAAATAGAGGCCCGCCAGCTCAGCGGGTGGCTGAATGCCCAATTGGAGCAGGAGAAAAATGAGGCGGAAATCCCCGATGAAATGACTTTGAAGGGACGGCTGGTGGGAGAGATGATTCCCTTCCTGCTGGTCAGCGAAAATGTCCATAACCCGCAGGTGACCTACCGTTCTCTGATGAAGCTGCTGCGCAGTTACTTCGAGAATGAAATTCTGCTTATCCCCCTGCAGGAGAAGGAATGGTTAATTTTAGCCCGCAAGGAACTGCTCACCGGCGGGGATGATAAGGAAGATGAGGAAGAGAGTGCTGATGATCTGCTGGCGCAGACCTGTATGGGACTGCATGAACTGATTGCCAGCGAGTGGGTTGGGGTTTTTCATCTGGCTGTAGCACCTGCCATTATTCCTGTGAAAGGGTTGACCGGATCGGTAGCCCTGTTACGCGAAACCATTATTCTGGGCCGGATCTTTCAAGTTGGGGACTACATTCATCTGCCATGGGAGCTTCATATGGAGCGGCTGGTTAATAGCATACCCGATGACCGCCGCAGGCAGCTGCTTGGACAGATCGGGGATTATACCTCTGTGCTTGCGGATAAGGAAATGCTGCTTACTTTGGAGACTTTTTTTGAGATGGACTGCAATGTCAGCGAAACGGCCAAAAAGCTGTATATTCACCGGAATACGCTGCTTTACAGGCTGGACAAGATCAAACAGGAAACCGGAGCGGATGTCAGAAGCTTTGGGGATGCTGCTATTGTGAAGTTAGCCATGTTATTGTATAAAGTGACGAAAAGAAAATAG
- a CDS encoding acyltransferase gives MRRVTRYPVEGHNSLWYIYRTVSPWKGVRNFIFIQIARYCPILPLKNWIYRNVLGMKVGKHTAFGLMAMVDVFFPEKITVGENSVIGYNTTILAHEYLIKEYRLGEVIIGENVLVGANTTILPGVTIGDGAIIAAGSVVHKDVAAGSFVGGNPLRELHSSAEKNIQDSEDK, from the coding sequence GTGAGAAGAGTAACCCGCTATCCCGTGGAAGGACATAACTCCCTTTGGTACATCTACCGCACGGTCAGCCCATGGAAAGGTGTGCGTAACTTTATTTTTATACAGATTGCCCGTTATTGCCCAATTCTGCCGCTAAAGAACTGGATATACCGTAACGTCCTGGGCATGAAGGTGGGCAAGCACACTGCGTTTGGGCTCATGGCGATGGTAGATGTTTTTTTTCCGGAAAAGATTACAGTGGGTGAAAATTCTGTGATCGGTTACAATACTACAATTCTGGCCCATGAATACCTGATCAAGGAATACCGGCTCGGTGAAGTCATAATCGGTGAAAATGTGCTGGTCGGTGCCAATACAACGATTCTCCCTGGTGTCACCATCGGGGATGGAGCGATTATAGCGGCAGGCTCTGTAGTGCACAAGGATGTGGCGGCAGGTTCCTTTGTGGGGGGGAACCCGCTCAGGGAGCTGCATTCTTCAGCCGAGAAGAATATTCAAGACTCCGAAGATAAGTGA
- a CDS encoding gluconate:H+ symporter, producing MESLFGLSHNATLLTWTLLVIVFLVMLIARYKWNPFVTLLLSALTLGLLAGMEYPSLIKSITGGLGGTLGTIAIVIGLGTMLGKMMAESGGAERIANTLVDRFGEKRVHWAMMLVGFVVGIPVFFEVGLILLIPVVFMVARKTKMPLLQIGIPILAGLSTVHGLVPPHPAPMIAIGAYGANLGKTILYSIIVGLPTAIIAGPLFGKFIGTRIRVEPPRELAEQFAAKSVRELPGFGITLLTILLPVILMLMGSVADIIDPEASNAFTPFAKFIGHEIIALLIAAVFSFFSLGFARGFKKEEISRFTSECLAPTASIILIIGGGGAFKQVLIDSGVGGAIAALATQTHVNIIFFAWLIAALIRVATGSATVAMTTAAGIVAPVLAVTPGVNIELAVLATGAGSLVLSHVNDAGFWMIKEFFGMSVVQTLKSWTVMETILSVVGLTLIMILSIFV from the coding sequence ATGGAAAGTTTATTCGGACTTAGTCATAATGCGACACTGCTCACCTGGACGTTGCTCGTCATTGTTTTTCTGGTTATGCTTATCGCCAGATACAAGTGGAACCCGTTCGTCACGCTGCTTCTGTCTGCCTTGACCCTTGGCCTGCTTGCAGGGATGGAGTACCCGTCTTTGATTAAGTCGATTACCGGCGGGCTTGGCGGTACACTGGGCACGATCGCGATTGTTATAGGCCTGGGTACGATGCTGGGAAAAATGATGGCTGAATCCGGCGGCGCGGAACGAATTGCGAATACGCTAGTAGACCGTTTTGGAGAAAAAAGAGTCCATTGGGCCATGATGCTGGTAGGCTTTGTTGTCGGAATCCCGGTATTTTTCGAAGTTGGCTTAATCCTGCTGATCCCCGTGGTCTTTATGGTAGCACGCAAGACAAAAATGCCTCTCCTGCAAATCGGAATTCCGATTCTGGCCGGCTTGTCCACGGTCCACGGCCTTGTTCCGCCCCATCCGGCGCCTATGATTGCCATTGGTGCCTACGGGGCAAATTTGGGTAAAACGATTCTGTATTCCATTATTGTAGGTCTGCCCACAGCCATTATTGCCGGCCCGTTATTCGGTAAATTCATAGGTACACGGATACGTGTGGAGCCTCCCCGGGAGCTGGCTGAACAATTCGCTGCAAAAAGCGTCCGGGAACTGCCAGGATTCGGAATTACTCTATTAACGATCCTATTGCCCGTTATATTGATGCTAATGGGGTCAGTTGCTGATATTATAGATCCTGAGGCCTCTAATGCCTTTACGCCTTTCGCCAAATTTATCGGACATGAGATCATTGCCCTGCTTATCGCAGCCGTTTTTTCCTTCTTCTCGCTGGGTTTTGCACGCGGCTTCAAGAAAGAAGAAATCTCCCGTTTTACAAGTGAATGTCTGGCACCGACAGCTTCCATTATTCTGATTATCGGAGGCGGCGGAGCGTTCAAGCAGGTGTTGATCGACAGTGGAGTCGGCGGAGCCATTGCGGCTCTGGCTACGCAAACCCATGTAAATATAATATTTTTCGCGTGGCTGATTGCTGCTTTGATCCGTGTGGCTACCGGTTCAGCTACTGTAGCCATGACAACTGCCGCCGGCATTGTTGCTCCTGTCCTTGCCGTTACCCCTGGTGTGAACATCGAACTGGCAGTGCTTGCTACAGGTGCCGGATCTCTGGTGCTGTCCCATGTCAATGATGCCGGCTTCTGGATGATCAAAGAATTTTTCGGCATGTCTGTCGTACAGACCTTGAAATCATGGACGGTGATGGAGACTATTCTGTCCGTAGTGGGTTTAACCTTGATCATGATTCTCAGCATCTTTGTCTAA